The proteins below are encoded in one region of Pseudomonas sp. SCB32:
- a CDS encoding methyl-accepting chemotaxis protein, translated as MDIARPRIVLILTLQTCGLVLLFIAQALGGWPLSLCLLLAAALLWVPWFIRRGTAPASALAVLPDVAELTRELSRGTSRNALSAAGVSYSVQRLAEKLESQLVAAEQIVGSAEVMIHTERATSNLARQAMDAATRARAGSDLGRGELQSAIDCMHQLSERANASRALIETLNARSEEIARVTQVIQSIASQTNLLALNAAIEAARAGEHGRGFAVVAEEVRGLAGRTAEATDEVGQMVEDIQRQTSEVVEQIRQLADDLVQGVGQVEGTGRQLQDIAGLAATVETQITEIAEGAEINRSQLDSLFAAVEQVRGDLRVSDEQTHRLAEAALQLETQAETVSERLAQVALDDYHQRAYDLAREGAQAIGARFEADLDAGRVTLGDLFDRNYQPLPGTRPQKYRTRFDRYTDEVLPRIQEDLLQRHEGLVFAIACTAEGYVPTHNQAFNHPPSGDVQVDMLKSRSKRMFNDRTGLRCGSHSQPMLLQTYCRDTGELMHDLSVPIVVGGRQWGGLRLGYRPEA; from the coding sequence ATGGATATCGCGCGTCCGCGTATCGTCCTCATCCTTACCCTGCAGACTTGCGGCCTGGTGCTGCTGTTCATCGCCCAGGCGCTGGGCGGCTGGCCGCTGTCGTTGTGCCTGCTGCTGGCTGCGGCGCTGCTCTGGGTGCCCTGGTTCATCCGCCGGGGCACCGCGCCGGCCAGCGCACTGGCGGTATTGCCCGATGTCGCCGAGCTGACCCGCGAGCTGTCGCGGGGAACCAGCCGCAATGCCCTGTCCGCCGCCGGCGTGTCCTATTCGGTGCAGCGCCTGGCGGAGAAGCTCGAGTCCCAGTTGGTGGCCGCCGAGCAGATCGTCGGCAGCGCCGAGGTGATGATCCATACCGAGCGCGCCACCTCCAACCTGGCCCGCCAGGCGATGGATGCCGCCACCCGCGCGCGGGCCGGCAGCGACCTGGGGCGGGGCGAGTTGCAGTCGGCGATCGACTGCATGCACCAGCTCAGCGAGCGCGCCAACGCCAGCCGGGCGCTGATCGAGACGCTGAATGCGCGTAGCGAGGAGATTGCGCGGGTTACCCAGGTGATCCAGTCCATCGCCAGCCAGACCAACCTGCTGGCGCTCAATGCAGCCATCGAGGCGGCGCGCGCCGGCGAGCATGGGCGTGGCTTCGCGGTGGTGGCGGAGGAGGTTCGCGGGCTGGCCGGGCGTACGGCCGAGGCGACCGATGAAGTCGGGCAGATGGTCGAAGACATCCAGCGCCAGACCAGCGAGGTGGTGGAGCAGATTCGCCAGTTGGCTGATGACCTGGTTCAGGGGGTCGGCCAGGTGGAAGGCACCGGACGGCAATTGCAGGATATCGCCGGCCTGGCCGCCACCGTGGAAACCCAGATCACCGAGATCGCCGAAGGCGCGGAGATCAATCGCAGCCAGTTGGACAGCCTGTTCGCCGCCGTCGAGCAGGTGCGTGGCGACCTGCGTGTAAGCGACGAGCAGACCCACCGCCTGGCGGAAGCGGCGCTGCAACTGGAAACCCAGGCCGAGACGGTCAGCGAGCGGCTGGCCCAGGTCGCCCTGGACGATTACCACCAGCGTGCCTATGACCTGGCCCGGGAGGGGGCGCAGGCTATCGGCGCGCGCTTCGAGGCGGATCTGGACGCCGGTCGCGTCACCCTCGGTGACCTGTTCGACCGTAATTACCAACCGCTGCCCGGCACGCGTCCGCAGAAGTACCGCACGCGTTTCGACCGCTACACCGACGAGGTCCTGCCGCGCATTCAGGAAGACCTGCTACAGCGCCATGAAGGGCTGGTCTTCGCGATTGCCTGTACCGCCGAAGGCTACGTGCCGACCCACAACCAGGCGTTCAATCATCCGCCCAGCGGGGATGTCCAGGTCGACATGCTCAAGAGTCGCAGCAAGCGCATGTTCAATGACCGCACCGGCCTGCGCTGCGGCAGTCATAGCCAGCCGATGCTGCTGCAGACCTATTGCCGTGATACCGGCGAGCTGATGCATGACCTGTCGGTGCCGATCGTCGTCGGCGGGCGGCAGTGGGGTGGGCTGCGCCTGGGCTATCGCCCGGAGGCCTGA
- the dusA gene encoding tRNA dihydrouridine(20/20a) synthase DusA has translation MTTAATTAATRPEPSRRFSVAPMMDWTDRHCRYFLRQLSSHALLYTEMVTTGALLHGDAARFLRHDECEHPLALQLGGSNPADLAAAAKLAEAAGYDEVNLNVGCPSDRVQNNMIGACLMGHPALVADCVKAMRDAVSIPVTVKHRIGINGRDSYEELCDFVGQVRDAGCRSFTVHARIAILEGLSPKENREIPPLRYDIAAQVKRDFPELEIILNGGIKTLEECREHLQVFDGVMLGREAYHNPYLLAQVDAALYGSDEPAIRRADALASLRPYIERHIAEGGAMHHVTRHILGLAQGFPGARRFRQLLSVDVHKAADPLALLDQAGELLKGH, from the coding sequence ATGACCACTGCCGCAACCACCGCCGCAACCCGCCCCGAGCCCTCCCGCCGCTTCTCCGTGGCGCCGATGATGGATTGGACAGATCGCCACTGCAGGTACTTCCTACGGCAGCTTTCCAGCCACGCCCTGCTCTACACGGAGATGGTCACCACCGGCGCACTGCTGCATGGCGACGCTGCGCGCTTCCTGCGTCACGACGAGTGCGAGCACCCGTTGGCGCTGCAACTGGGCGGCAGCAATCCGGCGGACCTGGCTGCGGCGGCGAAGCTGGCCGAGGCAGCCGGCTACGACGAGGTCAACCTGAACGTCGGCTGCCCCAGCGACCGCGTGCAGAACAACATGATCGGGGCCTGCCTGATGGGCCATCCGGCACTGGTGGCCGATTGCGTGAAGGCGATGCGCGACGCGGTATCGATCCCGGTGACGGTCAAGCACCGCATCGGCATCAATGGTCGCGACAGCTACGAGGAGCTGTGCGACTTCGTCGGCCAGGTACGCGACGCCGGCTGCCGCAGCTTCACCGTGCATGCGCGCATCGCCATTCTCGAAGGCCTGTCGCCCAAGGAGAACCGCGAGATTCCGCCGCTGCGCTACGACATCGCCGCGCAAGTCAAACGTGATTTCCCGGAGCTGGAAATCATCCTCAATGGCGGCATCAAGACCCTGGAGGAATGCCGCGAGCACCTACAGGTGTTCGACGGCGTGATGCTCGGCCGCGAGGCGTACCACAACCCCTATCTGCTGGCCCAGGTGGACGCTGCACTCTACGGCTCGGATGAGCCTGCGATCAGACGCGCCGACGCCCTGGCGAGCCTGCGCCCCTATATCGAGCGGCACATCGCCGAGGGTGGCGCGATGCATCACGTGACCCGCCACATCCTCGGCCTGGCCCAGGGATTCCCGGGCGCACGACGCTTCCGCCAGCTGCTTTCAGTGGACGTGCACAAGGCCGCCGATCCGCTGGCATTGCTCGACCAGGCGGGCGAACTTCTCAAGGGGCACTGA
- the tal gene encoding transaldolase, whose product MTSKLEQLKQYTTVVADTGDFDAIARLKPVDATTNPSLLLKAAALPRYTEHLARATEGARGDAGLACDRFAVAVGKDILGVIPGRISTEVDARLSFDTEATLDRARRLIGLYDEHGVGRERVLIKIASTWEGIRAAEQLEREGIQTNLTLLFSFAQAAACADAGVFLISPFVGRIYDWYKKANGRDYVGAEDPGVQSVSRIYRYYKANGYETVVMGASFRNLGQIEQLAGCDRLTISPDLLQQLADTQGDLPRALQAGGGEARQVLDEGTFRWQMNEDAMGTEKLAEGIRLFARDQEKLEALLSSL is encoded by the coding sequence ATGACCTCCAAGCTCGAACAACTCAAGCAATACACCACGGTCGTCGCTGATACCGGCGATTTCGACGCCATTGCCCGCCTGAAGCCGGTGGATGCCACCACCAACCCCTCACTGCTGCTGAAAGCCGCCGCCCTGCCCCGCTACACCGAGCACCTGGCCCGCGCCACCGAAGGCGCCCGCGGGGATGCCGGCCTGGCCTGCGACCGCTTTGCCGTCGCCGTGGGCAAGGACATTCTCGGGGTGATTCCGGGGCGAATTTCCACCGAAGTGGACGCCCGCTTGTCCTTCGATACCGAAGCCACCCTGGATCGCGCTCGCCGCCTGATCGGCCTGTACGACGAGCATGGCGTGGGCCGCGAGCGCGTGCTGATCAAGATCGCCTCCACCTGGGAAGGCATCCGCGCCGCCGAACAACTGGAGCGCGAGGGCATCCAGACCAACCTGACCCTGCTGTTCTCCTTTGCCCAGGCCGCCGCCTGCGCCGATGCCGGCGTGTTCCTGATCTCGCCCTTCGTCGGGCGCATCTACGACTGGTACAAGAAGGCCAACGGCCGCGACTACGTCGGAGCCGAAGATCCGGGCGTGCAGTCCGTCTCGCGCATCTACCGCTACTACAAGGCCAACGGCTACGAGACCGTGGTGATGGGCGCCAGCTTCCGCAACCTCGGCCAGATCGAGCAATTGGCCGGCTGTGACCGTCTGACCATCAGCCCGGACCTGCTGCAGCAACTGGCCGACACCCAGGGCGACCTGCCCCGCGCCCTGCAGGCAGGCGGCGGCGAAGCGCGCCAGGTGCTGGACGAAGGCACCTTCCGCTGGCAGATGAACGAAGATGCCATGGGCACCGAGAAGCTGGCAGAAGGCATCCGCCTGTTCGCCCGCGACCAGGAAAAGCTCGAAGCGCTGCTCTCCAGCCTGTAA
- the rssC gene encoding anti-sigma factor antagonist RssC, whose product MSTGKIQFAEQDGSFVLKFVGEVRLTLCSALDATIEKIFAALNFSAIIIDLTETQSIDSTTLGLLAKLSILSRQKIGLLPTLVTTNPDITRLLQSMGFDQVFNIVDRPIPCTDCLTDLPPQDQSEDVVRSKVLEAHRILMGLNESNREAFHDLVSALERH is encoded by the coding sequence ATGAGTACCGGTAAAATCCAGTTCGCCGAGCAGGATGGCTCATTTGTCCTGAAGTTCGTGGGCGAAGTCCGACTGACCCTGTGTTCGGCGCTGGATGCCACCATTGAAAAAATCTTCGCCGCGCTGAATTTCTCGGCGATCATCATTGATCTCACGGAAACCCAGAGCATCGATAGCACCACGCTGGGCCTGTTGGCCAAGCTGTCGATTCTGTCGAGGCAGAAGATCGGATTGTTGCCCACGCTGGTGACCACCAACCCGGACATCACCCGTCTGCTGCAGTCGATGGGCTTCGATCAGGTGTTCAACATCGTCGATCGTCCGATTCCGTGCACCGATTGCCTCACTGATCTGCCGCCGCAGGACCAGTCCGAGGACGTGGTGCGCAGCAAGGTGCTGGAAGCTCACCGCATCCTGATGGGGCTTAACGAGTCCAATCGCGAGGCTTTCCACGATCTGGTGAGCGCGCTCGAGCGTCACTGA
- the rssB gene encoding two-component system response regulator RssB has product MHKPSASLLIIDDDDVVRESLAAYLEDSGFTVLQATNGQQGLQVFQHELPDLVICDLRMPQMDGLELIRRVSEMAVETPVIVLSGAGVMSDAVEALRLGAADYLIKPLEDLAVLEHSVRRALDRAYLRSENRRYREKLETANRELQASLNLLQEDQNAGRQVQMNMLPETPWESDGMAFSHQIIPSLYLSGDFVDYFRVDARRIVFYLADVSGHGASSAFVTVLLKFMTTRLLYESRRNGRLPEFKPSDVLAHINRGLINCKLGKHVTMLGGVIDLDTDRLTYSIGGHLPLPVLYVDGEARYLEGRGLPVGLFDEAKYEDHVFDLPKSFSLSLFSDGILDVLPGATLKEKETALPQQVVAAGGTLDGLRQVFGLAKLSEMPDDIALLVLSRNLA; this is encoded by the coding sequence ATGCACAAACCCAGTGCCTCGCTGCTGATCATCGATGACGACGACGTCGTTCGAGAAAGCCTCGCCGCCTACCTGGAAGACAGCGGATTCACCGTCCTGCAGGCCACCAATGGCCAGCAGGGCCTGCAGGTATTCCAGCACGAACTGCCGGACCTGGTGATCTGCGACCTGCGCATGCCGCAGATGGACGGCCTTGAGCTGATCCGCCGTGTCAGCGAAATGGCGGTGGAAACCCCGGTTATCGTGCTTTCCGGTGCCGGCGTCATGAGTGACGCGGTCGAAGCCCTGCGCCTGGGCGCCGCCGACTACCTGATCAAGCCGCTGGAAGATCTCGCCGTCCTGGAACACTCGGTTCGCCGCGCCCTGGACCGAGCCTACCTGCGTTCGGAAAACCGCCGCTACCGCGAGAAGCTCGAAACCGCCAACCGCGAGTTGCAGGCCAGCCTGAACCTGCTCCAGGAAGACCAGAACGCCGGTCGCCAGGTGCAGATGAACATGCTGCCGGAAACTCCGTGGGAGTCCGACGGCATGGCGTTTTCCCACCAAATCATCCCGTCGCTGTACCTGTCGGGTGATTTCGTCGATTACTTCCGTGTCGATGCCCGTCGCATAGTCTTCTATCTGGCGGACGTGTCCGGTCACGGCGCTTCTTCGGCGTTCGTCACCGTACTGCTGAAGTTCATGACCACGCGCCTGCTCTACGAGTCGCGGCGCAATGGCAGGCTGCCGGAGTTCAAGCCGTCCGACGTGCTCGCGCACATCAACCGCGGCCTGATCAACTGCAAGCTGGGCAAGCACGTGACCATGCTCGGTGGCGTGATCGACCTGGATACCGATCGCCTGACCTACAGCATCGGCGGCCACTTGCCGCTGCCGGTACTCTATGTCGATGGCGAAGCCCGCTACCTGGAAGGCCGTGGCCTGCCGGTAGGGCTGTTTGACGAAGCGAAGTACGAGGATCATGTCTTCGACCTGCCCAAGTCCTTCAGCCTTTCGCTGTTCTCCGATGGCATCCTCGATGTGCTGCCGGGAGCTACCCTGAAAGAAAAGGAGACGGCCCTGCCACAGCAGGTCGTCGCCGCCGGCGGAACGCTGGACGGCCTGCGCCAGGTCTTCGGACTGGCCAAGTTGTCCGAGATGCCGGATGATATTGCCTTGCTGGTGTTGAGCAGGAACCTTGCATGA
- a CDS encoding VacJ family lipoprotein codes for MRPLGVQWTKRCLSLLAATSLATIPFLAQAASEDDPWESVNRPIFTFNDTIDTYALKPLAQGYQYVTPNVVQDGVHNFFNNIGDVKNLVNDLLQLKVRNAGVDTSRLLFNTTFGLAGFIDVATHMGLRRNDEDFGQTLGHYGVGSGPYVMLPLLGPSTLRDAPSLIPDTYTGPYPYIDNVAVRNSIHGVDIVDTRADLLKSEKLISGDKYTFIRNAYLQNREFKVKDGKVEDDF; via the coding sequence ATGCGCCCACTAGGCGTCCAATGGACGAAACGCTGCCTCAGCCTTCTCGCCGCTACCAGCCTGGCGACGATTCCTTTCCTGGCCCAGGCCGCGAGTGAGGATGACCCGTGGGAGAGCGTCAACCGCCCGATCTTCACCTTCAACGACACCATCGACACCTACGCGCTCAAGCCGCTGGCCCAGGGCTACCAGTACGTAACCCCGAACGTCGTACAGGATGGCGTGCACAACTTCTTCAACAACATCGGCGACGTGAAGAACCTGGTCAACGACCTGCTGCAGCTGAAAGTGCGTAATGCCGGCGTCGACACCAGCCGCCTGCTGTTCAACACCACCTTCGGCCTGGCCGGCTTCATCGACGTCGCCACCCACATGGGCCTGCGTCGCAATGACGAAGACTTCGGCCAGACCCTCGGCCATTACGGCGTGGGCAGTGGCCCCTACGTGATGCTGCCGCTGCTGGGCCCGAGCACCCTGCGCGATGCGCCGTCGCTGATTCCGGATACCTACACCGGCCCCTATCCGTACATCGACAATGTCGCGGTACGTAACAGCATTCACGGGGTGGATATCGTCGATACCCGCGCCGACCTGCTGAAGTCCGAGAAGCTGATCAGCGGCGACAAGTACACCTTCATCCGCAACGCCTACCTGCAGAACCGCGAGTTCAAGGTCAAGGACGGCAAGGTCGAAGACGACTTCTGA
- a CDS encoding UTRA domain-containing protein: MTVEPIPHYLRIRDQLARDVAESILGPRLPPERELAERFGCTRVTLREALQQLETEGVLYRENRRGWFVSPPRIRYNPTRTTGFMDYVQAQGRTPRTEVLAAERCVAGPALARRMGLADDAEVFRVRRRRWVDERPVMLEEITLDASWCPGLLDEALDRSLTGVLRERLGLTLSRCELAMHPTALIELQAAPLQLTPGSPGLYVERSNYVEDGRLVEWDQEFWRSDALEIVIDARFPD, translated from the coding sequence ATGACGGTCGAACCCATTCCCCACTACCTGCGCATCCGCGACCAGTTGGCCCGTGACGTCGCCGAGTCGATCCTGGGCCCGCGCCTGCCGCCCGAGCGTGAGCTGGCCGAGCGCTTCGGTTGCACCCGCGTGACCCTGCGCGAGGCGCTGCAACAGTTGGAGACCGAGGGGGTGCTGTATCGCGAGAACCGCCGTGGCTGGTTCGTCTCGCCGCCGCGGATTCGCTACAACCCGACGCGTACCACGGGGTTCATGGATTACGTCCAGGCCCAGGGACGTACGCCGCGCACCGAGGTGCTCGCGGCCGAGCGCTGCGTCGCCGGCCCGGCGCTGGCCCGGCGGATGGGGCTGGCGGATGACGCCGAGGTATTCCGGGTTCGGCGCCGTCGCTGGGTCGATGAGCGTCCGGTGATGCTGGAGGAGATCACCCTGGACGCCAGTTGGTGTCCCGGCCTGCTTGATGAAGCGCTGGACAGGTCCCTGACCGGGGTCCTGCGCGAGCGCCTGGGCCTGACGCTGTCGCGTTGCGAGCTGGCGATGCACCCCACGGCGCTGATCGAGCTCCAGGCCGCACCCTTGCAGCTGACCCCCGGCTCGCCGGGCCTGTATGTCGAGCGCAGCAATTACGTCGAAGATGGGCGGTTGGTTGAGTGGGATCAGGAGTTCTGGCGATCCGATGCACTTGAAATTGTCATTGACGCACGCTTCCCGGACTGA
- a CDS encoding HAD family phosphatase, whose amino-acid sequence MPATADLPRFTTLLFGLSGDLVDFGARTLPVALQRTCPDCPPERLADALALPPEQALDHALGRSADTQERSRFQSALDEAARTHAEATPGALDALAALRKHGVPCAWLDELPSPTTLQLATALGGQMATGLEVGGRQWPAPDACWQALMQLGSQSLDGCVLVSGQPRLLQAGLNAGLWTIGLAASGPLCGHAPGDWGALANPERDRLRAQATLGLYRLGVHSVIDHLGELDSCLQDIASRRLKGEKP is encoded by the coding sequence ATGCCTGCCACTGCCGACCTTCCGCGCTTCACTACCCTGCTGTTCGGACTGTCCGGCGATCTGGTGGACTTCGGCGCAAGGACGCTGCCGGTTGCCCTGCAGCGCACCTGTCCCGACTGCCCGCCCGAACGCCTGGCCGACGCCCTCGCCCTGCCGCCAGAGCAAGCCCTCGACCACGCGCTGGGCCGTAGCGCCGATACACAGGAGCGCAGCCGCTTCCAGTCCGCCCTGGACGAAGCAGCGCGGACCCATGCCGAGGCCACGCCCGGCGCCCTGGATGCCCTGGCCGCGCTGCGCAAGCACGGTGTGCCCTGTGCCTGGCTCGATGAGCTGCCATCCCCCACCACGCTGCAACTGGCCACCGCGCTCGGCGGTCAAATGGCCACCGGGCTGGAAGTCGGAGGCCGCCAATGGCCAGCGCCGGATGCCTGCTGGCAGGCGCTGATGCAGCTTGGCAGTCAATCTCTGGACGGCTGCGTGCTGGTCAGCGGTCAGCCCAGGCTGCTACAGGCGGGCTTGAACGCCGGGCTGTGGACCATTGGCCTGGCCGCGAGCGGCCCCCTGTGCGGCCATGCGCCGGGCGACTGGGGCGCCCTGGCGAACCCGGAACGCGACCGCCTGCGCGCCCAGGCGACCCTCGGCCTGTACCGCCTTGGCGTGCATTCGGTCATCGATCACCTGGGCGAGCTGGATTCCTGCCTGCAGGACATCGCCAGCCGCCGCCTGAAAGGAGAGAAACCATGA
- a CDS encoding phosphonate degradation HD-domain oxygenase has product MKHTRHRFIDELAERFASHGAEPYGEAISQAEHALQCATLAERAGCADSLVIASLLHDIGHLYEDPAVLETRDLRHEEFGANLLREWLPESVWQPVRLHVAAKRYLCAVDPAYQAGLSWASRQSLALQGGAFDERGATAFINAPYAQDAITLRRLDDLGKDPSMRTPELEHFFPLLERLLRVDRHQAGVRAAS; this is encoded by the coding sequence ATGAAGCACACTCGCCATCGCTTCATCGACGAACTGGCCGAACGCTTCGCCAGCCACGGCGCCGAGCCCTACGGCGAGGCCATCAGCCAGGCCGAGCACGCCCTGCAATGCGCGACCCTGGCCGAACGCGCCGGCTGCGCCGACAGCCTGGTGATCGCCTCCCTGCTCCACGACATCGGCCACCTCTACGAGGACCCGGCCGTGCTGGAAACCCGCGACCTGCGCCACGAAGAGTTCGGCGCCAACCTGCTGCGCGAGTGGCTGCCCGAGTCGGTCTGGCAGCCGGTGCGCCTGCACGTTGCCGCCAAGCGCTACCTGTGCGCGGTGGACCCGGCCTACCAGGCCGGACTGTCGTGGGCCTCGCGGCAGAGCCTGGCGCTGCAGGGCGGCGCCTTCGATGAGCGCGGCGCAACCGCCTTCATCAATGCCCCCTACGCGCAGGACGCCATCACCCTGCGCCGCCTGGACGACCTGGGCAAGGACCCGTCCATGCGTACGCCGGAACTGGAACACTTCTTCCCGCTGCTCGAACGCCTGCTGCGTGTTGATCGGCATCAGGCAGGGGTGCGCGCGGCGAGTTAA
- a CDS encoding DUF4404 family protein: MPTQRLQQELQALREQLERQSPLTEEDRTALRALIKDIEMQLANEEALADETLTDSINLAVERFETRHPTLAGALRSIMQSLANMGI, from the coding sequence ATGCCGACACAACGCCTCCAGCAAGAACTCCAGGCCCTGCGCGAGCAACTGGAGCGCCAGTCTCCGCTGACCGAGGAAGACCGCACTGCGTTGCGGGCGCTGATCAAGGACATCGAGATGCAGCTGGCCAACGAAGAGGCGCTGGCCGACGAGACCCTGACCGACAGCATCAACCTGGCCGTGGAGCGCTTCGAGACGCGCCACCCGACCCTGGCCGGCGCCCTGCGCTCGATCATGCAGAGCCTGGCGAACATGGGCATCTGA
- the queF gene encoding NADPH-dependent 7-cyano-7-deazaguanine reductase QueF (Catalyzes the NADPH-dependent reduction of 7-cyano-7-deazaguanine (preQ0) to 7-aminomethyl-7-deazaguanine (preQ1) in queuosine biosynthesis), with protein MHHPAEHSPLGKSTEYVSTYAPELLFPISRTTKWAELGLTAETLPYQGVDLWNCYELSWLTASGKPVVAIGEFAIPAQSPNIIESKSFKLYLNSLNQTSFDNAEAVRAVMERDLSAAAGAPVGVRVRGLDDVASEGVAVIDGSCVDDLDVAVESYDHPRPELLRCDDTRRVDEVLYSHLLKSNCPVTGQPDWGTLVVEYSGPALDAASLLAYVVSFRQHQDFHEQCVERIYLDLQRLLQPTRLTVYARYVRRGGLDINPYRSSEAVQPDNRRLVRQ; from the coding sequence ATGCACCACCCCGCCGAACACTCGCCCCTGGGCAAATCCACCGAATACGTCTCCACCTACGCGCCGGAGCTGCTCTTCCCGATCTCCCGCACCACCAAGTGGGCGGAGCTGGGCCTCACCGCAGAAACCCTGCCGTACCAGGGCGTGGACCTGTGGAACTGCTACGAGCTGTCCTGGCTGACCGCGTCGGGCAAGCCGGTAGTGGCGATCGGTGAGTTCGCGATTCCGGCGCAGTCGCCGAACATCATCGAATCCAAGTCCTTCAAGCTCTACCTCAACTCGCTGAACCAGACCTCGTTCGACAACGCCGAAGCCGTGCGCGCAGTGATGGAGCGCGACCTGTCCGCCGCCGCTGGCGCGCCGGTGGGCGTACGTGTACGCGGTCTGGATGACGTGGCGAGCGAGGGCGTGGCCGTCATCGACGGCTCCTGCGTCGACGATCTGGACGTCGCGGTGGAGAGCTACGACCACCCGCGCCCGGAGCTGCTGCGCTGCGACGATACCCGCCGTGTCGACGAGGTGCTCTACAGCCACCTGCTGAAATCCAACTGCCCGGTCACCGGCCAGCCGGACTGGGGCACGCTCGTGGTCGAATACAGCGGTCCGGCGCTGGATGCCGCGAGCCTGCTGGCCTACGTCGTGTCCTTCCGACAGCACCAGGACTTCCACGAGCAGTGCGTCGAGCGCATCTACCTCGACCTGCAGCGCCTGCTGCAGCCGACCCGCCTGACCGTCTATGCGCGCTACGTGCGTCGTGGTGGGCTGGATATCAATCCGTACCGCAGCAGCGAGGCGGTGCAGCCGGACAATCGCCGGCTGGTACGCCAGTAA
- a CDS encoding copper resistance protein B yields MKRIATVACAATLGLALPVESAEMDDMPMGSLLIQRLESRFHGNDQALGWEAQGWYGTDYQKLRLKLEGERDAGGPTTDNEVQLLYQRLVADFWDLQVGVRYDDQPGPSRTYAVVGIQGLAPQWFEVDANLFLSERGDPSLRLETEYELLLTQRLILQPSLEYNLALADDRDIGVGAGGSELEAGLRLRYEVRREFAPYFGYVWSKTYGRSGDIARAEVDEEGYWVAGVRMWF; encoded by the coding sequence ATGAAACGCATTGCAACGGTGGCCTGCGCGGCGACCCTGGGCCTGGCATTGCCCGTCGAAAGTGCCGAGATGGACGACATGCCCATGGGCTCGCTGCTGATCCAGCGCCTGGAAAGCCGATTCCACGGCAACGACCAGGCGCTGGGCTGGGAAGCCCAGGGCTGGTACGGCACCGACTACCAGAAACTGCGTCTGAAGCTGGAGGGCGAGCGCGATGCCGGCGGTCCCACCACCGATAACGAGGTGCAGCTGCTCTACCAGCGCCTGGTCGCCGACTTCTGGGACTTGCAGGTGGGCGTGCGCTATGACGATCAGCCAGGTCCTTCACGCACCTACGCGGTGGTCGGAATCCAGGGACTGGCGCCGCAGTGGTTCGAGGTGGATGCCAACCTGTTCCTCAGCGAGCGCGGCGACCCATCGCTGCGGTTGGAGACGGAGTACGAGCTGCTGCTCACCCAGCGGCTGATCCTGCAGCCCTCGCTGGAATACAACCTGGCGTTGGCCGATGACCGCGACATAGGTGTCGGTGCGGGTGGCAGCGAGCTGGAGGCGGGCCTGCGCCTGCGCTACGAAGTGCGCCGGGAGTTTGCGCCGTACTTCGGTTACGTCTGGAGCAAGACCTACGGCCGCAGCGGCGATATCGCCCGTGCAGAGGTCGACGAGGAGGGTTACTGGGTCGCCGGCGTGCGGATGTGGTTCTGA